Within Vicia villosa cultivar HV-30 ecotype Madison, WI linkage group LG1, Vvil1.0, whole genome shotgun sequence, the genomic segment tccttgcatcattcgcaattttggtatcttaggtccaaaatttgcgtcttctgatatttaagtctcttccaccctatcaaaacgaagattttcaatcttcatgtctcaggttgaagaaacttaaataggggcatctgtcataccccaatttttgacctaagataccacctcatatcatttgcatatgcatcatttgcatctctaacaaattgcatagcttgtgtttgttaattgtgactcaacaggatttaaacaagaaatcactcatcagtacaaataacaattagggttttgttttcccttcatctcaaatgaatcatcttcatcaaaaatcaacatttggttctcagagattcatttcaacaagctcaaaggctctgaatcaaccagattagggttttgactgaagctagcatactcctgacttttgctcagaatttaacctaatgacttgggatatgacctcaagaccccaagtgcatcattttgacctaatccattggctcaagacatctcctacacaaggattgatcaacagtgaaatttcaaatcatcagattaaggttttgaactatcagggactaaaatcagggatcacatttgggaaaccctaaaaatccccaggaagtcaatcaaaggtttcaatcaccctcaaataatccctatgacaatatacaatggaaattgcatctcaattcaagatccacagtcatcaatttcatcaggtcgacaattagggtttttgacctaattcactgaacaactgactttttaatcagaacatggtgccacaactcaaaccatggctcaatatcctctaatgcttcaatgtgatccattcataccattcatttgatgaggatagcctgtttcatttgaaatctccagaaacgcgattcgtctgaaaaagtcaactgtacaagatcaccattgacttttgggggattttggtcaaccatgacttttgaagttttgaatcatcaatatatgatatatgaagtcaattgatcaataaaaatcaagaaaatcaatcaagaatcaaaaagtcaaagtttgacttttatacttagaaaaattttctaagtgtttttcaatggttttttccaaactttggaagggaataactcaaaatttcacctacaaactgaaaaaaacttccaacatgaaagttgtagattttgatccaataaacaactttgacacatataatttttttccataagatcaaccatttaagagatatggagcttcaaagttggtatcttttgaaaaaattcacttaaaatctcattttcttcaaagttcatggatctttttcacccacttccttaaagatcttgaagaaactttcaactagggttttgaagtatgtaatatgagctttccaaaatgtccaagagcatgaaaaaatatggagtgtagctatggttttgaattttgacattagtgaacttttcacttgaaatttcaagtcatttttgccaaagttatgaaccattttgccaaataatccaagtaatgatgcatagaagcaatgattgaagatattttctgatttgaagatcagaatggaaagagataagaagcttggcaaaataaccatggttaagtcacttttaaccatttgcatttaatgtgaaagattccattttatctcttaagccaaatcatcacttcttgatcaacttgcaagagctttgcattcagaatccttggcctataaatagaggttcaaatcactcttcaaattcacaccaaaacctcacaattataggttttctctcttctttcttgaagttgcaagtttcatgagtttcaaagaggtaaaatctgcaacctccaaacctttgaatttctggccaaagtgatggttctaacaactcataaacatcaaatgtgatgtgtttgaaccatccatacaccccaaaaaNNNNNNNNNNNNNNNNNNNNNNNNNNNNNNNNNNNNNNNNNNNNNNNNNNNNNNNNNNNNNNNNNNNNNNNNNNNNNNNNNNNNNNNNNNNNNNNNNNNNaacaaccgctagtcttccaaactataataaatatgatttggttactcgcaggatcgactagattgatcctaggacacatagtcaagaagattgttatcaatgtttattcgaaccatattcatgatttgtcttcttcaataagcgttgttcgattaaagaacaaatagtcttgataatcactttgctatatataaatgtgacttcaacgaaaagataagtaacataacatatgaaattaaaaggactattaaaacgtaaagaatcttaaactgcagaaacgttaaagactttgaaagtaaataacatgaaagtaattcgaaagtaaatgacattaaagtaaagatacagaaatgtaaatggcaagaagtaaacgaaatgcagtaattctggaagatatttaaaaacaaaagataatacacatgtattaaagtggtggtgtcatacgtacattttctcagcgaactctttctcttaacgcttgatacttgagtaaatatgtgagtgatttgtacaaaatgaacacacagaatcctaacattaagactcctatttatactagtttcgaccttaacggtcctacactaatctgctgccacgtttctcataagaacttctagcgacgccatctgttacttggacagttacgaaaccgtcttcgaatttcaaatcttcccgcctgagtccgtcttcgacgcgtggcagtgtattaaaacactacgaaaacacgctaagtagtaatacttgaatatatttataaattttgtctaagtccccgaagacacatacttttcactagctttcagtattcattatcttcatagcgaacttagaaatctttattctcgaagcatgaccatcagtagccattcttttattttttaagggatggctatcagtaaccatctttccttcgattttctacttcttcgaaggacaaatactacaaaacgaaatcttcagctaacaatgcCTCTACCTTGATTTGGCTTCTTCTTTGTTCTTCCTTTTCTCTAAAACTCGCTGTTCTTACTAATGTCAGATGAaatgttcttgacatttggtcttGACTTCCTATCCATACTCTTTAGCACATTATTTAGGGGTGATcatatccgaaccaatccaaaaggaaaactgcaaaccgaaccaatccaatccaaaaaccacaaaaaccgcgtttggtttggatggtTTTGGATGATTCTTGGGCCTAACCGCACGGTTtcgttcggtttgcggttttaaTTTCACAAAACcgaccaaaccgaaccaaaccgcatatttaacataacttttgaatttctataattaatttattatatttccaatccaattgcaatattgtacactcacgtcacgtgactcactattccttcattcttccttcctattcaacatttcaactttattctctgatttctctctcactcattctagagaagcatttggtgtatatgtagtactgataatatttagtcctgaagttgtaatgttgtattaatatttagaattgaagttatctgatacttgtatatgtaatatgtagtttattagttagtatgtagtttattagtatgaaaaactgtatatagtatgtagtatgaataactgaagttatattagtaatttagtatatagtatatgtaaaatacatAGTATGGTACTGTAAAATACATGATACACTTATATGGTAGAAATTTTGGTGTAAAATACATGTATGGAGGAATGAATTGTTTTGGtgtaattagtatgaaaaacttctttttaatggtactgtaatatatgtaatatatgtatggaagaaaatgaattattttcctttttttatttcagtacatttttattttatggtgtaaaccgcagcccaccgaaccgatcctaaccgcattggtttggtttggtttggatgactttttaaaaattaaccgaaccaaaccgaaccgcatgcatttttatctcgcggttaggatgacttttatgctcaaaaccgaaccaaactgcaccgcgaacacccctaacatTATTGAATTGCCTCCCAAGAAGCACAATAGAATTAGAAATTCCTTCATTAGTATCCAAGTCAAATTAATCCTCTTCATCTTCAGTGTTGTATATAAAAgttatgctcttgttcttctttccAGATCTGTCACTAATAGCCAATTCAAACATTTGAAGTGACCCAACAAGTTCATCCACTCTCATGTTGCTGATATCTTGGGCTTCTTCAATGGTTGTTACCTTCatgtcaaatctcttaggtagagaCCTGAAAATTTTTCTTACCAACTTTTTTCTGATATACCCAAGGTACTAGATGAATTGGCAATATCAAGAATGTTCCTGTGAAAATCATGAATACACTCATCATCCTTCATCCTGAGATTCTTAAATTTGGTGGTGagaagttgaagtcttgacattttAACTTTTTATGTCCCTTCATGAGTGGTTCCGAGAATTTCCCAAGCATATTTAGCCACAGTACAAATGTTTACTAacctgaatatatttttgtcaaataTATTGAATAGGGCATTCAAAGATTCGTAGTTTCCAAGAGCAAGATCATCTTTATCTTTAGACCAGTCCTCTTCTGGATTCAAAGTCTCCTTTCCATCTTTGTCCTTCACAACAAGATGTTCCCAACCCTTTATGAAAGCTTTCCAAGTTTTTCTATCCATAGAGTTTAGGAATCCCACCATACGAGCTTTCCAATAGTCATAGTTGGTGCCATCTAAAACAGGTGGTCTGTTAGTAATTCTTCATTCCTTTTTCATAGTACCAGAAAATATATTCTCTGGAGCTCACCAAAACAGAAAATGGTGTCTTCTCTGATgctaattgaaattctggtactAACAGTCCAGATATCATACACGATGTCGTACCTACGTTCTGGTATAAGATGTGAAACTAGATGTCATGATATCACAGAAGTGGCAGTTAAAATAAGAAATAATGCAGGaagtaaataacacaattaaattgttaacccagttcggtgcaacctCACCTACTCTGGCGGTTTCCAAGCCAAGAAGGAAATCCGCTATAATAGTATTATTTTGAAACCCTAAACAACCCTTGTTTACAAGTTTCTCACCTAATCACTACCAATGCAATTTCTACCTAGGacactcctagatatgagaacccCTTATCACTTCCCACCAGTCACAAACCAGTGACTAACTCTCAATAATAACCAAAAGATAGAAGGCACTCTTCCAAGATAAAACCagtttgcttaaaagcttatgattGATGAACAATAGAAAACTTAAcacaaaatccactcttgcttaaaagctcatgagtgatTGATAATGAACAATATAAAATCAGTCCAACTCTTATTATCAAAGAGATAATAGAGTGGATcacaattaggggtggcaaaacggaccgCCTGCCccacccgccgcccgccaaaaaacgagcggggcgggcatgcccgccaagtaaaatgggcataaaagtcatgcccgccccgccaagatggcgggttagcgggcggcgggcttacccgcctatttttatttatattctttttaatagattaataggcttttttttaccttttaattaaacttttcacttattttttaaaacaattttttataaaagcaatttttttaacaaatttacttaaaaaaatataacatatatttataaataaatgtataaaataaaccatcaagaattgcaattactagaattaactaaaaaaagagtgagttttggaggaggggcAGGTTTTGGCGGGCGGCGTGCTTTgacggggcgggtatggcgggcggcgggttttggcggggcgggctttggcgagcggcaggcctaaaatcccaacccaacccgccattttttggcgggtgcgcgggctggCCCGACGGGCCAcggcctgttttgccacccctaatcacAATTAGGGatgggaataggctaggctaggttAGGCTAGGCTAGGGtttataaggcctgggcctggcctatGATAAATttacaaggcctgagcctggcctatggcctactatagtctcgttttttcagcctggcctggcctttttaaaagcctggtctggcctgaaagcctatttaaaagcctctttcttattaatgtcttcaattaattcatattacttaagaagccttataggtcacgtatatatgaacatttagactGACCTATTTAGTATATTttcctaatatatatgcatatatagaccaatctatttaacacttttactaatatatatgcatatataggccaacctatttagactaattttaatatatatgaaaattaggccggcctataaggctttaTAGGCTTTCTTAATAGCTTAGGCCtggtctattttattaaataggcttttaaaaaagcctaagcctggcctttttatcaaataggcctaacctggcctggccttaagtaggctaggctataggcccctgtaggccggcctggcctatttccacccctaatcaCAATGAACAAAGAACACActaaaaccctaaacccttatCTCATGCACACGACTTCTCCAAAATGTTTCTCCAAGTGATTTAGGTCTTGGAAAGTCCTTATAAATAGACTCTTACAGTATGGCTTAGACTCTTCACGCAAATCCAATCTTCCAGTTGTAAATCTTCTGCAAAGCCTTCTCCacaaaaataggaacaaatctACAAAATTTACTAAAAAGTCtccaaaatattttttgtgaaacCAAATTAAATCGGCAATATTCCTAAAATATTCTTCCTTGGCTGCGACCATATGAGAACTAAAATCATCCAGAATctcatattttaaaaacaaatctcCCAAGATTTAAAAACCTGAATTCTACTGATGTTCTGGTATAACATGTTACTACATCTGTCAAAACATCTATCTTCTGAGATGTCTTACCAACATGTTAAGACATCTGTCACAACGTCTTGGAGAAAATGAATGATGCTTGAAAATACATTATAATTTTACACCTGTTTTTTGAAAAATAGATGtaaaatcaattatttatgtaattaaaaagaaatttggaCCCCTCAAAATTTGAGGCCCAATGCTACAACTCATGCTGCTGAGGAAGGCcagccttatatatatatatatatatatatatatatatatatatatatatatatatatatatatatatatatatatatatatatatatatatatatatatatatatatatatatatatatatatatatatatatatatatatatataaaacaaacttTAAACAAATCCAGAAGTGAGTCTAAGATATTTAAATTTCAAGTTCTTGTGGACCAACTTTAACTATTACCGCAAGTCAGTTTATTATTAGTAATAGTTTATGAAACAAACCTATTTTTTAACATGAAATATTTGGGTCAcatgtatatattttaaaaagttttttaaacAATAACCTACTAgtatacttattttaaaaattttacaaaaaaaaaacatataacgaAAACAAACCTAAGAAACCAATATATTATTTTcgtttttaaaatcattttcaaaaatagaattatcaaaataacttatattttctcttttttaaagctattttaaaaaatatgattatcaaacaaattttattcttaaaaagagtttttaaaaattaatttgcaatataattttcaaaaactaaaaagcaAAACACAATCAAACAAGCACTAGATTGTTTAATATGATTTATGTatcgaaataaaattaaatttgtaATCGATTAGTATACTTAATTGTGTTTTAGAAAATAGATTATTTCTTACGATTTATATAcattgaaaaaattaaatattcaatcaattaaattatatataaagatattcttttcaaaattttaaaatagttaaGATGTTTTGCTTTAGATTTCCATTTTTGTTATTTCACTGATAAATTAAATAGTTAAGATGTAGAATTGAGAAAGATTGAGAAAAATATAAATGTAGATGATTCAAATTTGAATATAACACAACAAATTTTAAATATGTTAAGgtatctttgattatttttttagaTGGAAACCCTATAAACTATTGTTGAAGCTTTAACAAAAAATTATTACATCACACAAAATACGTAAAAACGTCTTTCCTTTCTCTTTAAAAGACACAAAAATTGGGTCAATCACAAAATAAGTAATTGTATCTTTGTTCATATGTTGAAAAGTCACTAAACGATAGATGAACCTGACACAAAAAATCACTTCATTGCGTAGAATACGTAAgtgtgtttttgtttttctattgAATAAACATTAAACCAAACGATTGTTGAAGCTAGCACAAGAAATTATCTTGTCACATGAAACATGTATCTTGCAAATTATAtaaatgtttatttttaaaataataaaaaattgaacaaTCGTTAAACGACAGTCAAAGCTAACATGAGAAATCCCtatttacaaaatatataaacatttattttaaaaaaaaattgaagagtcGCTAAATGACAGTCAAAGCTGACACGAGAAATCCCtatttacaaaatatataaacatttatttaaaagAATTAAACAATTAACGACAAAAAATACTTACTTTATGCAAAATATGTAATTAAGATGCCCGAAGCCAATATAAAAAGTTAATTGCATcaaacaaatacatacaaatgtctatttatttatcaaattagAAATCACTAAACAACTATTGAAATTTACTCAAAAAATTACTATGGCTCACAACTATTATATTTTcgctttttaaaataattttcaaaaatagaattataaaaaaatattttctctttattgaaagcattttaaaaaaataacattaccaattaaattttattcttaaaaatagtttttaaaaattaatttgcaaTAGAATTTTCAAACActaaaaagccaaacacattcAAACAAGCCCTAGATTTCTTAGTATGATTTATATCATGaaagaaaatcaaaattttaatcaaatagttagtgtgtgtgtatatatatatatatatatatatatatatatatatatatatatatatatatatatatatatatatatatatatatatatatatatataatgagaaaGAGTAATCTTATACGAGAGTAAGAGAAAGAGATAACGAccatttgattaaaataaacgaTTGATATTTAATATCTCGTCAGGTGATCCTCTTTTTTCTCAACTAATAATATTTGAGAAAAAAGAGGATCACATGGATAATTTAaaggaaatattaaattttaactgTTTATTTTAATCACACAGTCATTATCTCTTTCTCTCACTATCATAtaagtaggggtgttcgcggtgcggtttggttcagttttaagCATAAAAtccatcctaaccgcgagataaaaatgcatgaggttcggtttggttcggttgatttttaaaaagtcatccaaaccaaaccaaaccaatgaggTTAGAATCGGTTCGGTGGACtgcggtttacactataaaataaaagggaaaaggaaattaattcaatgtcaatataatatatgatattataccatacaaaagaaattatattacaagaacagtagagaactaaaaatacattataaatgaaatacatatattagacagtagagaattacatatatatgtagctcaataaaatacaaaaactaagtggattatgccaaaacttaagttaataaattaattattaaaattcaaaacgtgaGGTGTGGCTGTGTGCAATTGGatttggaaagataataaattaattattaaaattcaaaacttaagttaaatatgcggttcagttcggtttggttcggttttgtgaaataaaaaccgcaaacaaaaccgaaccgcgcggttcagtccaaaaatcatccaaaccaaacgcggGTTTTTGCGGTTTctgtttggattggttcgatttgcggttttgcttttgaattggttcggatacgatcacccctacaTATAAGATTACTCTTTCTCACTagatacaatatatatatatatatatatatatatatatatatatatatatatatatatatatatatatatatattaaaaaataaaatatttaatcaataaatttatataaatatatttttccttttaaataattgtttatttcAATAAGTTTTTcttaacatttgcatttttttattttaccatTCGATAAATTAAATAGTTAAGATGTAAGATTGAGGAAGATTGAGGAAGATTGAGAGAAATATACATGGAGATAATCTAAATCCGAATACAACATTAGAAATTTTAAATATGGTAAGGTGTCTTTGATTCTTTTCTTAGATTGAAACCCTTTAAACTATCTGAAACAAGAAATTAGTACATTACGCAAAATATGTAAAAACGTAtttcctttcttttctcttttagaCAATCACTAAATGACCATTAAAATCGACACAAAAATTGGGTTGGTCACAAAATAAGTAATCATGTATTTTGTTCATATGTTGGAAAGTTACAAAAGGCTAGATGAATCTGACACAAGAAATTACTTCATCGTGTAGAATACGTAAGCGTGTTTTTATTATTCTATTGAATAAACATTAAACCAAACGATTGTTAAAGCTTGCACAAGAAATTATCTCGTCACATGAAACGTATCTTGCAAAATATATAGatatctattttaaaaattaaaaattggacAATCGCTAAACGACAGTCAAAGATAACATGATAAATCCCTATTTACGAAATATATAAacatctatttaaaaaaaattagacaaTCGCTAAACGACGGTCAAAACTAACATGAGAAATCTCTATTTGCAAAATATATAAACatctgttttaaaaaaattgaacaatcGCTAAACGACAGTCAAAACTGACACAAAAAATTCTTACTTtctacaaaaatatatatttaagttACCCAAAGCCAATTTAAAAAGTTAATTGCATCAAATAAATACATAcaaatatctatttatttatttatcaaattagACAATAACAAAACGACAATCGAAATTTACTCAAAAAAATCACTATGGCatcaaaaaaaaagatttataccGTATTTTAGGTTATACATATCCAAACAGATAAGTAATCTTGACTACCATTAATTAATATTAACATTGTTTAAGAAGAAATTAATTAAAGCAAATTAAGAAAAACATATTACATACTAGTACTAGTTAGATGTTTTGAATGATTAGGCTAAGTTATGATATTAAATTCTCCATTAATATCATGATTAATTGTTTGGCTGATTTGAGATCCTCTTGTGTATCCCCTGACAAGTGGTTAGTTAGTCTTCAATCATCCTATGTGTGTCATAACAATCCACGCGTAAATCTCCTTACTTTATAGGACTcatcccaacatcaaagttaccTAAAAACCTCAAGATTATTGCTTAAAAAAGGTGACATATTCAACACTCTtcaaacacacacacactctcACAAAACCAAAGTCATTAATTACAAAGGACAGGAAATAAAAGAAACAATGTCAGACTatattgttgtttttttaaaaaagaaaaatctcTCTTCATTTTATTCATCATAGATCTACAAAATCCTTCTCTTATATCTCATTGTTTTTCTTTGGTCACTGAGATCACAGACCAAAACTGCCATATAGAAAGTCTTATATGCTTTTCCAGCTAAACTTGTTTGTCAAACATGACACAATCACTGAATTCCAAGACACATTAGGCTCTTATTTAAGCTACATAGTGCCAACAAAATATACACCATCATATTCCATGAAACTTGCATGAAAAACAACTTTTGATTCACTTTTCAAGGTGCTTACATCTCTCTTAGTTAGTTTACCCCATACCCTTTTGTTTTTTACCTCAAAAGTTTGTTCTTATTCAATTAATGTTTGCTTCTGCAGGGTCTATAAATACATAGAAGTTGAGAAAGTGAGGAAAATCATTCAAGGGGTTTGAGAGAATATGGTGAGATCTTGCTGGAAGCCTGCTGTGGATGGTGATGAGGGAGATGGGAGTGGAAGTGGGAGTGGTGGGAGAGTTGATGGATTGTTGTGGTATAAAGATTTAGGGAACCATGTTTATGGTGATTTTTCAATGGCTGTGATTCAAGCTAATAGTTCTTTGGAGGATAGAAGTGAGTTTGAGTCTGGTCCTTTGAGTTTTAACCATTTTGGTCCTCAAGGAACTTTTGTTGGTGTTTATGATGGTCATGGTGGAGCTGAGGCTTCTCAATTTGTCAGTGATAACCTTTTCTGCAATCTCAAAAGTATTTCCATTCTCTCTTCTTTTTCATATTCATATTAGTATTCATATTCATTTTGAAATAGTCCGGTCGATCATTTATAGTCTCTTCGGTCAAACATCAGTCATTGAATTAATCTAATGACTGATGTTAGACCAGAGAGAAACTGCAGAGGATTGAAGTCACTAAACCTCTCATCTTATTCCAACAACACTCCCGTTAGattaaaagataaattatgtgtatGTGACTAGAGTCATCTTAAACTTTTGGAGGACCTGCATAGGTTAGTCATAGTTTTGCTATGACAAAATCAACAAAGGTCTTATTTTACCACACTTTAACcgtgacaaatattttatgagatttAACTTGGCCTTACTTTAACTGTGATAAGTTTTAAGTTTTGTGTGATAGTGCGCCTTGCATTATCTCAAAAACGGCTTTTTACATGACCCTCACATGCAAATATACCCTTTATTTAGATTTTTTACTAAGTCAATTTTCTTTGTGATCCAGGGCTTGCAGCTGAAAACCAAGGCTTATCAGAGAATGTTATCAAAAGAGCATTTTCAGCAACAGAAGAAAGTTTTCTATCACTTGTGAAGAAACAGTGGCTAAGTAAGCCACATATTGCATCAGCAGGTACATGTTGTTTGGTTGGGATAATTTGCAATGGAATGATATATATTGCAAATTCCGGTGACTCGAGGGTGGTGTTGGGAAGATTAGAGAGAGCAAGAAGGGAAGCATCAGCTATACAGTTATCTACAGAACATAATGTTAATCTTGAAAGAGTTAGAGATGAACTTAGATTAAAGCATCCTTTTGATTCAGAAATTGTGGTTCTGAGACACAATGTTTGGCGCGTGAAAGGCCTCATTCaggtaaaaatttggttaaataTGTTTCTAGTCCTTATATCTGCTAGTCTCTGGAAATTACAAAACTACTTGCTTTTGCAGGTTTCGCGGTCAATCGGGGATGCGTATTTGAAGAAAGCTGAATTCAATAGGGAGCCTCTACCGGCTAAGTTTAGGCTAGCTGAAACATTTTTCAAGCCAATTCTGAGTTGTGAGCCATCAATTTCATCTCACAAACTTCATCCTGATGACCAGTTTCTCATATTTGCTTCTGATGGATTATGGGAGCATCTTAGCAACCAAGAGGCTGTTCATATAGTCAGCAATAATGCACCTAATGTAAGGTTCCATTCCATTTTGTCCATTCACACACAAAATCATCGTGTTGCGGTCTAGACAGTCAAATCTTGATCAGACCGTCCAAATATTCAGATTGATTTATTTGAACATATCAACTGATATAAATATCAGTGCGATTGTCTAAGCTTATAAATATAACTTATGACATGTTTATACGAAAAATATGTTGACTCGgctttattttatttcatgttATAGGGAATTGCAAGAAGACTTGT encodes:
- the LOC131644553 gene encoding probable protein phosphatase 2C 38 gives rise to the protein MVRSCWKPAVDGDEGDGSGSGSGGRVDGLLWYKDLGNHVYGDFSMAVIQANSSLEDRSEFESGPLSFNHFGPQGTFVGVYDGHGGAEASQFVSDNLFCNLKRLAAENQGLSENVIKRAFSATEESFLSLVKKQWLSKPHIASAGTCCLVGIICNGMIYIANSGDSRVVLGRLERARREASAIQLSTEHNVNLERVRDELRLKHPFDSEIVVLRHNVWRVKGLIQVSRSIGDAYLKKAEFNREPLPAKFRLAETFFKPILSCEPSISSHKLHPDDQFLIFASDGLWEHLSNQEAVHIVSNNAPNGIARRLVKAALREAAKKREMRLADLQKIEQGTRRHFHDDITVIVVFLNHKMIDNSSLCGSPLSIKGGGSGHH